From the Brachyspira intermedia PWS/A genome, the window AGGCTTGCAGCGATAAATATGAAAAAGTTTTTGACAATTATAATCTTGATAATGAGGATAGAGACTTTTACGCCTGTACGCCTGCGGTGTGGGGAGACAACTGTCAAAATAAAGATGACGACTGTCCGCCTGTGGCGATTGATAATTTTGTTGATAAACTTTTTTCAAACGATCCTTTTGAAGAAAGCAGTTTAGACTTAGAAAATGAAGAGTATGAAGGTTTTGACCCGACGACTGTGGCGTCTGCCCACCTTGCGTGCCGCCTGTGGCGAGAAAAATTGGATAAAGATAATCCGTTTATTCAGTATGAGATGGAAGATAATAAAGTCATAGCTGATTTAAATGAGTTAAGAGAAATAACAAAAAATACTTTTGAAAAATTTAAAAATAAAATTATAAAGTGAGTGTGAGGACATAGCAATTGACAAAGGAAATTGCTATGTGATTAAATCCGAACACGAACATAGCAGTTAAAAGGAGCTATAAATGTCACGTAAAAAAATAACAGAAGAACAATCAAATGATACAAATATAATTGATACAGCCATAGAAATTGAGAATAAAGAAAGAATATCAAAAGAAATCACTATTGAAGAAGTAGAAAAAACATATTTTACAGATACTTATGATTATTCAAGAGTTGTTGAAGAAATAAAGTTTTATCAGGAACAGGCAGGAAATGCATTCATAGAAATGGGTAAAAGACTTTTAAGAATAAAAGCACATGAGGAACATGGTATGTTTATGCTTGCTTTGGAAGAATTAAATATTGCAAGCAGAACGGCAAGTTATGCTATGGTTGCTGCTAGAAGATTTTCAAATTCGCAATCGATTGCGAATTTGGGTACTACAAAAATGATAGCTTTAACAGTATTAGAAGATGAAGAAGTAAAAGAGCTTGAAGATACTAATCAAATATTCGGAATGACTTTTGATGAAATAGATAAAATGTCTGTACGGGAATTAAAGAAAAATTTGAGAGAAGCTAAAGAAAAAAATAAACAGGATAGAGAAGCTCTTGAAAATGTAATAAAACAGAAAGAAGAAAAAAATAATGAGCTTGAAAGACAAATTAGAGGTTTAGATCCGATAAGTGCTGAAAGGTTAGCTCAGGAAAAATGCGAAGAAATATCTAAAGATTTCCTAAAAAAGATAGCAAGTATTGAGATGGATTTTTTCTCATTAAAACAAATGATGAATGCAGTACAATCTATAGAAGGAATAAATCTTGTAATTATTGAAGAGTTTCAGGAAAGATTTTCAAATGCTTTTGCTAATTTAGAAAAAGAAAGACAAAATTTTTATGATATATATGATAACCCTCATGTATATTCAAGAGAAGAACAGCTTGAACTCGGTATTATAAAAAATTACGGTGATAATATGAAAGATGAAAAAAGATATTATATAGATTAAAAATTAAATATTTTATTTTGAAACGTAGTAAGTAGTAATAAGATAGAAAGCTGGAGCATAACAATAAAGGAGAAATGAAAACGAGGCAGCTAATAACTGACAAAGTCTGTTATTAGCTTATTAATAGCCGAGTTTGAATATAGCAATAATCATGAATGAATGGGTATTAAAAATGCAGGAAGCTAAAACTGCAAAAGAACGTAAAAAGATAGTTGAAGAATATTCACGAATTATTGGGCGTTCTGTAAGTTTTTGCTATAAAGAGTTGAAAAAGAATGGATATGATTCTAAAAGAGCTAAAAGAAAAGATATAGGCAAAAAAAATATAGATGATAATACCATAAAAATTGTAGCTTCTTTAGTAAAGACTGGAATAAGAGAAAATGGTAAAAAAACTATGCCTGTAAATGTTGCTTTGGATATGCTAAAAAGAAATGGTTATGATATTAATATAAAAACAAGCAGAATGAGAGAGATATTGAAAGATTCAAAAATAGATGCAGACAGATTAAAAAAAGATAGTCATAATATAAGGCTTAGAAGTGAATATCCTAATCAGGTACATCAAGTAGATCCAAGTGTAGCTTTAATATATTTTGCTCCAGAATCAGAAGACGGTAAAAGTAAAATGAAAATTATTGAAGATAGTGAATATTACAAAAATAAAGATTTCTTCAATGATGCTAAAGATAAAAAAGGAAAAAAGATAAGGAGAAAAAAATGTTTAAGATACGTTTTAACGGATCATTATTCAGGCAGTATATGTTTAAGATATTATGCTGCTTATGGAGAAACAGCAGAATATCTTTATGATTTTTTGCTTTATGCTTGGAGTAAAAAAGAAAGAGAAGATTATGCATTTCATGGAGTACCTGAAATACTTGTATGGGATAAAGGTTCTGCTAATACTTCAAAATCTGTAGCCAATGCTTTAAGAAGTTTGA encodes:
- a CDS encoding phage-like protein, which translates into the protein MSRKKITEEQSNDTNIIDTAIEIENKERISKEITIEEVEKTYFTDTYDYSRVVEEIKFYQEQAGNAFIEMGKRLLRIKAHEEHGMFMLALEELNIASRTASYAMVAARRFSNSQSIANLGTTKMIALTVLEDEEVKELEDTNQIFGMTFDEIDKMSVRELKKNLREAKEKNKQDREALENVIKQKEEKNNELERQIRGLDPISAERLAQEKCEEISKDFLKKIASIEMDFFSLKQMMNAVQSIEGINLVIIEEFQERFSNAFANLEKERQNFYDIYDNPHVYSREEQLELGIIKNYGDNMKDEKRYYID